The following are from one region of the [Synechococcus] sp. NIES-970 genome:
- a CDS encoding hypothetical protein (conserved hypothetical protein), producing MKKRFSVPLGTSIFALGGWFNAVTAKVPDINTAEIQGVMLAPTETTSQGTPFEVVLDKTLTGDAQGEMYLAEVPDPVTVELDTEPEVIPTPLNESESELEISPVSPGPSQASVQIISPSQGTVLDSNSSAVVIEVPVGSRTTLSVNGSSVDPNQIGQLETNNSTGMVRQTWYGVIFGPGDNLLEATATLNGNTAASTAKVQSPGDVARLRLSTLETRVPADGRSPVTVQGTLLDKNGNRTNGSGQITLEATAGEFLGEDAGPGAPGFQVDAKDGEFTATLQSSLDSGLVQIRARLFDLEAYTQVQFEAALRPSLLTGVISLRVGADNTDYFSSYRDFLNPDRDSNTTFDLSGAAFATGKIGDWLLTAALNSDRPLNETCETCTNRLFRADQSSEKPYPTYGDNSTVRNLTPSQDSFFLRLERSPRLEGATDPDYIMWGDYSTAQEFATSSQEFSALSRQLQGAKLNYNLGDLQISALYSQGGEAFQRDTLIPDGSSGFYFLTQRLVVPGSEEVFFELEELERPGIVVWRDRLQRSLDYDIDYDRGTIIFTEPVRRTEVGDNGEILVRRIIATYQNESGEDNVLYGGRLRYHFNRTPNQASWIGATYFHEGQGERDFRLYGVDAQIHLGENYKFIGEYAQSQNSSSEMGAVSGAAYRFELDAKFADGFTGRAYYRRVDSSFANNATISFVPGQTRYGADLNAQLSPNTRLNIRYDHEKNQGASIRPIVTLGDLINAGQEGIPDGFVNNELTTISAGIAQRFGQSSLNVDLLFRDRTDYINPVNDGSSTQLRTNFTTPLNSRLNLRLLNQTTLSANSDAVFSDRSQIGLDWRIAEGIVLNLNQNWYHSGSLAGQSTTSVGLNGEYKPWHNTTLTARYDIERFDVGMRDSLAFGLKHNWAIFENFDLDLGYEKVVGNLFGQGDGAVGQGASLVTGVRGGDSLTIRGRYRGGDNFQAEAGYEFRNTSGSSTSNINALVQGKLSPSLTALANFDRRFAAGQATRGLPPTTNLRLGLAYRNPYTDKFNALLRYEYRKNPDTIPETLLIGQGQDVTEHLFAAEAIYAPNHRWEFYGKLGFRNSTLQLADNFEAASSATLAQLRATYLLNRNVDITGGIRWLNQHTAGYSEMGWLAEVGYYATSNLRLAVGYSSGQVNNDRDFSGSRSDGGFYAGVTLKLDSLFGGFGRQEPIAQRPEIRELRADIPRPETDLQATGPLRLDVSQAIAFNQGSTNVSLEGQRVLDSLVTVLGQYSDLKLDIQGYLPPLVELTADNLTAQRLQAARQYLLSRGVGGDRLMIRSLGSGSQTVPVTFTLSGSVGTFQAILTQLGGNPLIGNLIDQGLPQLASLTPVTQNASMPITEQFAPQPLTITTRLTVFDSDEISTIPEGRYRLGDRLNESRPNFTYIPEWIIGFAPLENPDALLLAEVIPVNPITEFAISLTPDRDSIAEISGDRLLVRELPDDPQPATQILGDRRLDEDPANLLSLAPQASTLSGREARRLEAALYFLLSEDLNRLDDLFQISGRQQRRELGQTIDLDRLWTTNSFLDE from the coding sequence ATGAAAAAACGCTTCTCCGTTCCCCTAGGCACTTCGATTTTTGCCCTTGGTGGTTGGTTTAATGCTGTAACCGCGAAAGTTCCAGATATTAACACCGCCGAAATCCAGGGGGTGATGCTTGCTCCTACCGAGACGACATCCCAAGGGACTCCTTTTGAAGTTGTTTTGGACAAAACTTTGACTGGTGATGCCCAAGGGGAAATGTACCTCGCAGAAGTACCTGATCCCGTCACCGTCGAACTGGACACGGAACCAGAAGTAATTCCAACGCCCCTCAACGAATCAGAGTCTGAACTAGAAATTTCTCCAGTGAGTCCTGGCCCTAGCCAAGCAAGTGTGCAAATTATTAGCCCCAGTCAGGGCACAGTTTTAGACAGCAACTCCAGCGCCGTGGTGATCGAGGTGCCCGTGGGCAGTCGTACCACCCTCAGTGTCAACGGAAGCTCTGTTGATCCCAACCAGATCGGCCAGCTAGAAACCAACAATAGCACTGGCATGGTGCGCCAGACTTGGTACGGGGTGATCTTTGGCCCCGGGGATAATCTCCTGGAAGCGACGGCGACTCTCAATGGCAACACCGCCGCCAGTACCGCCAAGGTGCAATCCCCCGGTGATGTGGCCAGACTCCGTCTCTCGACCCTCGAAACCCGGGTTCCTGCTGACGGGCGATCGCCCGTGACAGTCCAGGGAACGCTGCTGGATAAAAATGGCAACCGTACTAATGGGAGCGGCCAAATCACCCTCGAAGCCACCGCCGGAGAATTTCTCGGTGAAGACGCGGGTCCCGGGGCGCCTGGGTTTCAAGTCGATGCTAAGGATGGGGAATTTACCGCCACGCTCCAATCCTCCCTCGACAGCGGCCTGGTGCAGATTCGCGCCCGGCTGTTTGACCTGGAAGCCTACACTCAGGTGCAGTTCGAAGCGGCCTTGCGCCCTAGTCTTCTCACTGGGGTGATTAGCCTCCGGGTTGGGGCCGACAATACGGACTATTTCAGCAGTTACCGCGATTTTCTCAACCCCGATAGGGACAGCAATACTACCTTTGATCTAAGCGGAGCCGCCTTTGCCACAGGCAAGATTGGGGATTGGCTCCTCACGGCAGCCTTGAATAGCGATCGCCCCCTCAATGAAACTTGTGAAACCTGTACCAATCGGCTATTCCGCGCTGACCAAAGCTCCGAAAAACCCTATCCCACCTATGGGGATAACTCCACTGTCCGCAACCTCACCCCCTCCCAGGACAGTTTTTTCCTGCGCCTAGAGCGATCGCCTCGCCTCGAAGGAGCCACCGACCCTGACTACATCATGTGGGGGGACTATAGTACCGCCCAGGAATTTGCCACCAGCTCCCAAGAATTCAGCGCCCTCAGCCGTCAACTCCAAGGGGCAAAGCTGAATTACAATCTCGGCGATCTGCAAATTTCGGCCCTCTACAGCCAAGGGGGGGAAGCGTTTCAACGGGATACCCTGATTCCCGATGGTAGTAGTGGTTTCTATTTCCTCACCCAACGCCTCGTGGTTCCCGGCAGCGAGGAGGTTTTCTTTGAACTCGAAGAACTAGAACGACCGGGAATTGTCGTATGGCGCGATCGCCTCCAACGGAGTCTCGACTATGACATTGACTATGACCGAGGGACGATCATTTTTACCGAGCCAGTGCGCCGTACTGAGGTGGGAGATAACGGAGAAATCCTCGTGCGGCGGATCATCGCCACCTACCAAAACGAAAGCGGCGAAGATAATGTCCTCTACGGCGGACGGTTACGCTATCACTTCAACCGCACCCCCAACCAAGCCAGTTGGATCGGCGCGACCTATTTCCACGAAGGTCAAGGGGAGCGGGATTTTCGTCTCTATGGTGTCGATGCCCAGATTCACCTGGGAGAAAATTACAAATTTATTGGGGAATACGCCCAGAGCCAAAACAGTTCTTCAGAAATGGGAGCTGTCTCCGGTGCTGCCTACCGCTTTGAATTGGATGCCAAGTTTGCCGATGGTTTTACGGGCCGCGCCTACTACCGCCGGGTGGATAGTAGTTTTGCCAACAACGCCACCATTAGTTTTGTGCCGGGGCAAACCCGCTATGGGGCTGACCTCAACGCCCAATTGTCTCCCAATACTCGCCTTAACATCCGCTATGATCACGAAAAAAATCAAGGGGCAAGTATTCGCCCCATCGTTACCCTTGGTGATCTGATCAATGCAGGCCAGGAAGGGATTCCCGACGGCTTTGTAAACAATGAGCTCACCACTATTTCTGCGGGTATTGCCCAACGCTTTGGTCAGTCTAGTCTCAATGTCGATCTGCTGTTCCGCGATCGCACAGACTACATCAATCCGGTGAATGACGGTAGCTCTACCCAGCTGCGCACCAACTTCACTACCCCCCTCAACTCCCGCCTCAACCTACGTTTACTGAACCAAACTACCCTCTCAGCGAATTCTGACGCAGTGTTTAGCGATCGCAGTCAAATCGGCCTTGATTGGCGTATCGCCGAAGGAATTGTCCTGAACCTGAACCAAAACTGGTATCACAGTGGCAGCCTCGCAGGTCAAAGCACCACCAGTGTCGGTCTCAATGGAGAATACAAACCCTGGCATAACACCACCTTGACGGCGCGCTATGACATTGAACGCTTTGATGTGGGGATGCGCGATAGTCTCGCTTTCGGTCTGAAGCACAACTGGGCAATCTTTGAGAATTTTGACCTCGACCTGGGCTACGAAAAAGTCGTTGGTAACCTCTTTGGTCAGGGTGATGGGGCCGTGGGTCAAGGGGCTTCCCTGGTGACGGGCGTGCGCGGCGGTGACAGTCTGACCATCCGAGGCCGCTACCGGGGCGGGGATAATTTCCAGGCTGAAGCAGGTTATGAGTTCCGCAATACGAGCGGCAGCAGTACCAGCAACATCAATGCTTTGGTTCAAGGGAAACTTTCTCCCTCCCTGACAGCCCTCGCAAATTTCGACCGCCGTTTTGCCGCTGGCCAAGCAACTCGGGGTTTACCGCCTACAACAAATCTCCGTTTAGGATTGGCCTACCGCAATCCCTACACGGACAAATTTAACGCTCTCCTCCGCTATGAGTACCGCAAGAATCCGGATACCATTCCCGAAACGCTCTTAATCGGCCAGGGGCAGGATGTCACAGAACATTTATTCGCAGCGGAGGCGATCTATGCTCCTAACCACCGCTGGGAATTTTATGGCAAGCTTGGGTTCCGAAATTCTACTCTCCAACTGGCCGATAACTTCGAAGCTGCCAGTTCGGCGACTTTGGCACAGCTCCGGGCAACTTACCTGCTCAACCGCAATGTTGATATTACGGGGGGTATTCGTTGGCTCAACCAGCACACGGCGGGTTACAGCGAAATGGGTTGGCTCGCAGAGGTGGGTTATTATGCAACATCTAATCTACGGTTAGCAGTGGGTTACAGTTCTGGCCAAGTGAACAATGACCGAGATTTTTCGGGTAGTCGCTCCGATGGCGGTTTCTATGCGGGGGTAACCCTAAAACTCGATAGTTTGTTTGGGGGCTTTGGTCGTCAGGAACCGATCGCCCAAAGACCAGAAATCCGGGAGTTACGGGCAGACATTCCCCGGCCAGAAACCGATCTACAAGCTACTGGGCCACTCCGCCTAGATGTATCCCAGGCGATCGCCTTTAATCAAGGCAGCACGAATGTGTCTCTGGAAGGACAAAGGGTATTAGATAGTTTGGTCACTGTCTTGGGGCAATATTCTGATCTGAAGCTGGATATCCAAGGGTACTTGCCCCCATTAGTAGAACTCACAGCTGATAATCTCACGGCCCAGCGGTTGCAGGCGGCTCGTCAATATCTTCTTAGTCGCGGCGTTGGGGGCGATCGCCTGATGATTCGCTCCTTGGGGAGTGGTTCCCAGACAGTTCCGGTGACCTTTACTCTGAGTGGCTCGGTGGGGACATTCCAGGCCATTTTGACCCAACTAGGTGGCAATCCCCTCATCGGGAATTTGATCGACCAGGGGCTACCTCAATTGGCCAGCTTAACCCCAGTGACCCAAAATGCGTCTATGCCTATTACAGAACAGTTTGCTCCTCAACCCTTGACAATTACCACCAGGCTCACTGTTTTCGATAGTGACGAAATTTCTACCATCCCAGAAGGTCGCTATCGTCTGGGCGATCGCCTAAATGAATCCAGACCCAACTTTACCTATATCCCTGAATGGATCATCGGATTTGCGCCCTTAGAAAATCCCGACGCTTTGCTCCTTGCGGAGGTTATCCCCGTAAATCCGATCACCGAATTTGCCATCAGTCTGACCCCTGATCGAGACTCCATTGCTGAGATTTCAGGCGATCGCCTCCTGGTTCGGGAACTTCCCGACGATCCTCAACCGGCAACGCAAATTTTAGGCGATCGCCGTCTGGATGAAGACCCAGCTAATCTTCTCAGCCTCGCTCCCCAAGCTAGTACCCTTTCTGGGCGAGAAGCCCGCCGCCTAGAAGCAGCCCTCTACTTTCTACTCAGCGAAGACCTCAATCGTTTAGACGATCTATTCCAAATCAGCGGACGACAACAGCGTCGCGAGCTAGGTCAAACTATCGACCTTGATCGTCTTTGGACTACAAATTCTTTTCTGGATGAGTAA
- a CDS encoding hypothetical protein (conserved hypothetical protein), with translation MGISLTGGQSFLLAQTEEPTDPTEPEAPSRIIFNRAEATYKFGPDAQPIRTSSNPMSVNGSLKPSTPPSIGRVTLCNGDLFNDYSGFKVALYEATGPLQTDLGPLVSLDPAATLPLIPMATGVNPNNENPFDLGDTELLDPSLRGQYNFRLRPDQVSVGQAFILMVTPAPGNFVDERPIQIRITAVTDTSFSYTVTALDDQPPPLANGYLDQSRTLAFLPQTKTLRKTSLKDPLGGASILLNLLAAEVPLCQQQAIAIQKTANQATVEPGGIAIYRLAITNRTTTNLENVEVRDRLPLGFQLIEDSVQGAIGENPAALNTAISGQDITFTFLEPLPGGEPPENNPLTRIVYAVEVTPDAIRGDGRNVAFVEGQREDINFTVRDGPAVYVMGVRDGLISDLGTIVGRVFEDKNFDGEQQYGEPGIPNAVVFFNNGNRIVTDNNGLFSISNVLPGWHSGALDLTSVPGYAPAPNETFIAEDRSYSRTVRLEPGGLARLNFAVTPLVPGAAP, from the coding sequence ATGGGGATTTCTCTCACTGGAGGTCAAAGTTTCCTTTTAGCCCAGACCGAAGAACCCACTGATCCAACTGAACCTGAAGCACCCAGCCGCATTATTTTTAATCGCGCCGAGGCCACCTATAAATTTGGCCCCGATGCCCAGCCGATTCGCACCAGCAGCAACCCCATGAGTGTCAATGGTTCCCTCAAACCCTCGACCCCGCCGAGTATTGGCCGAGTGACCCTTTGTAATGGTGATTTGTTTAACGATTACAGCGGTTTTAAGGTCGCGCTCTACGAAGCGACTGGCCCCCTACAAACGGACTTGGGCCCCCTGGTGAGCCTCGACCCCGCTGCGACGCTGCCTTTAATCCCGATGGCAACTGGCGTAAACCCCAATAACGAAAATCCCTTTGATCTGGGCGACACAGAGCTTCTAGATCCAAGCCTGCGGGGACAATACAATTTCCGCTTGCGGCCAGACCAGGTAAGCGTTGGTCAAGCATTTATTTTAATGGTGACACCCGCCCCTGGTAATTTCGTCGATGAGCGGCCCATCCAAATCCGGATTACGGCGGTGACAGACACTTCTTTTTCTTACACTGTGACTGCCCTTGATGACCAACCGCCCCCCCTCGCCAATGGCTACCTCGATCAATCAAGAACCCTTGCATTTTTACCCCAAACCAAAACACTCCGAAAAACTAGCCTAAAAGATCCCTTAGGCGGTGCGTCGATTCTCCTAAATTTGCTTGCTGCAGAAGTACCTCTCTGTCAACAGCAGGCGATCGCCATTCAAAAAACCGCCAACCAAGCCACCGTAGAACCAGGGGGCATCGCGATCTACCGTTTAGCGATCACAAATCGCACTACCACCAACCTTGAAAATGTAGAAGTGCGCGATCGCCTTCCCCTTGGTTTCCAGCTCATTGAAGATTCAGTTCAAGGGGCGATCGGCGAAAATCCGGCCGCCTTAAATACAGCCATCAGTGGCCAGGATATTACCTTTACTTTTCTCGAACCACTGCCCGGTGGCGAACCCCCCGAAAATAATCCCCTCACCCGCATCGTCTACGCCGTGGAAGTCACCCCCGATGCGATCCGAGGCGATGGCCGCAACGTGGCTTTTGTGGAAGGACAACGTGAAGACATTAACTTTACCGTCCGCGACGGCCCAGCAGTTTATGTCATGGGCGTCCGTGATGGCCTCATTTCTGACCTCGGCACAATTGTCGGGCGGGTCTTTGAGGACAAAAACTTTGATGGGGAACAACAGTATGGCGAACCTGGCATCCCCAATGCTGTGGTTTTCTTCAACAATGGCAATCGCATTGTCACTGACAATAACGGCCTATTTTCTATTAGTAATGTTCTTCCGGGCTGGCACTCTGGAGCACTTGACCTGACCAGTGTCCCTGGCTATGCCCCTGCCCCTAACGAAACATTTATCGCTGAAGACCGCAGCTATAGCCGTACTGTTCGCCTTGAACCTGGTGGGTTAGCCCGCTTAAATTTCGCTGTGACTCCCTTGGTTCCCGGAGCAGCCCCATGA
- a CDS encoding hypothetical protein (conserved repeat domain protein), translating to MKKPLFFLLASISLSFGVVSPHVGQVGSQPVFAQTQQQQALNLELIGHLRTTERNWRGEERVAWRSLEGGFMRPAPRVRPGDIVRYTVNGNNRTDQPLSGLVLTDDLPENTVYVMGSAAAVGGATVTFSIDGGQTYSANPTIQVTLPNGRVETRPAPAERYTHVRWTFRNAVPARAAVSGQYQVRVR from the coding sequence ATGAAGAAACCTTTATTTTTCCTCCTAGCGAGCATTTCCCTTAGTTTTGGCGTTGTATCGCCTCATGTCGGCCAGGTCGGTTCCCAGCCTGTTTTTGCTCAAACTCAACAACAGCAAGCCCTAAATCTAGAACTGATAGGCCACCTGCGTACTACCGAACGTAATTGGCGGGGCGAGGAACGAGTCGCATGGCGGAGTCTTGAAGGCGGCTTTATGCGGCCTGCTCCCCGGGTACGTCCTGGTGATATCGTCCGCTACACCGTTAATGGTAACAACCGCACTGATCAGCCGCTTTCTGGCTTGGTGCTCACCGATGATCTACCTGAAAACACTGTCTATGTAATGGGTTCTGCTGCTGCTGTGGGTGGTGCCACCGTGACCTTTAGCATCGATGGCGGCCAGACCTATAGCGCTAACCCAACGATTCAAGTGACCCTGCCCAATGGCCGAGTGGAGACCCGCCCCGCCCCAGCAGAACGCTATACCCATGTGCGCTGGACTTTCCGCAATGCTGTCCCTGCCCGCGCTGCCGTGAGTGGCCAATATCAGGTGCGTGTCCGTTAA
- a CDS encoding hypothetical protein (conserved hypothetical protein) has product MLLRIFFQRSPNLKSQSRRSPKKLPQRTLIHKLASPLVISGLMAAGNFQLIPQALAAGTAANTQIRNTATATYEDPNGVELESISNEITITVAEVAGLTNIAQAPTDLNGNSVVSGDILQFPFNVTNTGNASTGIFIPLSTNIASTNLTKNPGTYIDTDGDGVPNFFLEDNGILNAVTTTAGVYSPGAPVTIGPGVTPTFFPGAGWVIPNIVADATITIIVQGTVNNAASGQVSVTLGNTGPNDGSPASQNQPDNSDSSNNDEVRTVKLENGAIESATAVNGNREAADTSEPLTIGQNAPRPLALATVLKSVSSINPGTNPDITDDVITYNLSFRVERELPSGYEGNFTPAGLRGTQITVNGTAGEYVLVSDARPSDADFVLTTPPIAPTGWTIVYTAEALTTAALDARWYDTSTAALNGAGATSKITRVGFIRSTAAPNAAIPAGTIVTGFTLQATNAQNPTVRNLAQIFGQTNGDPDNNIVFDESGDQNPNNFLGENPSNGNPYGDYDPATDLGNAAEEDGSDPYDDRPNDGGGNDTEKGEPNELDLNNIFQPQPANLLNGPGGTPGAVGPTNNNDDFVEKSITEPATLGQAVPDPVAVIFNNSVSNGSVTDFNNVVLRPISPTEANLVCATCDYGSVDVNGGAIDIPDGTTVTITLGGQSATYTWNDDTAPGTGTFDLTTGTQVSIATLTAGQTLNYTVTVDLPGASAFDAYSIPVIAYVNNDQNNTFDADAERLISNIKVDRLYAGYLKLNKEVRVRYSNGTTSNFVADASIINPAPGPGDTLEYRITYTNIATPAPSGGSGNTLLPANNVVVEDSGISGTAGDTGTGNNWALDNGINGVIDTSHAGVGTAIASAGAIQFFNGNPAVLGIQQTGTTASTDVTQYINNVGTVNPGGTGTFTFQRRIN; this is encoded by the coding sequence ATGCTCTTACGAATTTTTTTCCAGAGGAGTCCCAATTTGAAATCCCAGTCCCGACGATCGCCCAAAAAATTACCCCAAAGAACCTTAATCCATAAATTAGCCAGTCCTCTCGTTATCTCTGGACTAATGGCTGCGGGCAATTTCCAGCTCATTCCCCAAGCCCTTGCAGCAGGGACCGCAGCTAATACCCAAATCCGTAATACTGCCACCGCAACTTACGAAGATCCAAATGGTGTTGAGCTCGAGTCGATTTCCAATGAGATTACGATTACTGTTGCCGAAGTCGCGGGTCTTACCAACATCGCCCAGGCGCCTACAGATCTCAATGGTAATAGCGTCGTTTCTGGAGACATTCTCCAATTCCCCTTCAATGTCACAAACACAGGCAACGCTTCGACTGGAATCTTCATCCCTTTAAGCACAAATATTGCCAGCACAAACCTGACAAAAAATCCTGGTACTTACATTGATACCGATGGTGATGGTGTTCCTAACTTCTTCCTAGAAGATAATGGCATCCTCAACGCGGTGACTACAACGGCTGGGGTCTATTCACCGGGAGCACCAGTGACTATTGGTCCTGGTGTTACGCCCACTTTCTTTCCAGGGGCTGGCTGGGTTATCCCGAACATTGTGGCTGATGCAACCATCACAATCATCGTCCAAGGGACTGTCAACAATGCAGCCAGTGGCCAAGTCTCTGTCACTCTTGGGAACACTGGCCCGAACGATGGCAGCCCTGCGAGCCAGAACCAACCCGATAATTCTGACAGTTCTAATAACGATGAAGTCCGGACAGTCAAGTTAGAAAATGGCGCCATTGAATCCGCAACGGCCGTCAATGGTAATCGTGAAGCTGCCGATACTTCTGAGCCGCTGACAATTGGTCAAAATGCACCGAGGCCCCTTGCTCTAGCAACCGTGCTGAAGTCAGTATCCAGTATCAATCCTGGTACAAATCCGGACATCACAGATGACGTGATCACCTATAACCTCAGTTTCCGGGTTGAGAGAGAGCTGCCTTCTGGTTATGAAGGCAACTTTACCCCTGCTGGTCTTAGAGGTACACAGATCACCGTTAATGGAACTGCTGGTGAATATGTGCTTGTTTCTGATGCAAGACCATCCGACGCTGATTTTGTTCTCACAACACCGCCCATTGCCCCCACAGGTTGGACTATCGTTTACACCGCAGAAGCTTTGACTACTGCGGCTCTTGATGCGCGATGGTATGACACTTCAACAGCGGCACTGAATGGAGCTGGTGCAACCTCTAAAATCACCCGGGTTGGTTTCATCCGTAGTACAGCAGCTCCCAATGCTGCAATTCCTGCTGGGACGATTGTCACTGGTTTTACCCTCCAAGCAACTAATGCACAAAATCCGACAGTCCGAAACTTAGCTCAAATCTTTGGTCAAACAAACGGCGATCCAGATAACAATATTGTTTTCGATGAATCTGGTGATCAAAACCCCAACAACTTCTTGGGTGAAAATCCCAGTAATGGCAATCCTTATGGTGACTACGATCCCGCCACAGATTTAGGGAATGCTGCTGAAGAAGACGGATCTGACCCCTATGACGATCGCCCGAATGATGGTGGTGGCAATGATACTGAGAAGGGTGAACCAAATGAGCTGGATCTAAACAATATCTTCCAGCCACAGCCCGCTAATTTGTTGAATGGCCCTGGCGGAACACCGGGTGCCGTCGGCCCAACCAACAATAACGATGATTTCGTTGAAAAGTCGATCACAGAACCTGCCACCCTCGGTCAAGCCGTTCCTGACCCCGTTGCTGTTATTTTCAATAACTCCGTCTCCAATGGTTCGGTCACCGACTTCAACAATGTCGTGTTGCGGCCCATCAGTCCCACAGAAGCCAACCTAGTTTGTGCCACCTGTGACTATGGCAGCGTTGATGTTAATGGCGGCGCAATCGATATTCCCGACGGTACAACCGTGACGATTACTCTTGGTGGTCAATCTGCAACTTATACCTGGAACGATGATACAGCGCCTGGTACAGGAACTTTTGATCTCACTACGGGGACTCAAGTTTCCATTGCGACTTTGACGGCAGGTCAGACCCTCAATTACACCGTTACAGTCGATCTACCTGGTGCCAGTGCCTTTGATGCTTACAGCATCCCAGTGATCGCCTATGTCAACAATGACCAGAACAACACCTTTGATGCAGATGCTGAACGGCTGATTAGCAACATTAAGGTCGATCGCCTTTATGCTGGTTACCTGAAACTGAACAAAGAAGTCCGGGTACGCTACAGCAATGGCACAACATCTAACTTTGTTGCGGATGCAAGCATTATTAACCCGGCGCCTGGCCCTGGCGACACCCTGGAATATCGCATTACTTACACCAATATTGCGACACCAGCTCCTAGCGGTGGTTCTGGTAATACGCTTCTACCGGCGAACAATGTTGTTGTTGAAGATAGCGGTATTAGTGGTACTGCGGGCGATACAGGAACCGGAAATAACTGGGCTCTGGATAATGGCATCAATGGTGTTATCGATACTAGCCATGCTGGGGTCGGCACGGCGATCGCCTCTGCTGGTGCAATCCAATTCTTTAACGGTAACCCTGCAGTCCTAGGTATCCAACAAACTGGCACAACAGCTTCTACTGATGTCACCCAATACATCAACAATGTGGGCACTGTGAATCCTGGTGGTACGGGTACGTTCACCTTCCAGCGACGCATTAACTAA
- the merA1_2 gene encoding mercuric reductase produces MAVNYDIVVIGGGSGGLVLASAAAQLKAKVALVEKHRLGGDCLWFGCVPSKSFLHTAKVAHQVQQGSRVGVYTEPPKINFAEAMGHVKRAIATIEPHDSPERFEKLGVEVIFGDGHFLDEKRFLVNGRQLTARAFVIATGSRPKIPLVVGLQEAGFITNEQVFSLTEQPKSLAVIGSGPIGCELGQAFHRLGTAVTLFTSSDRLLPKEDPDVAAILEQQFSQEGIKLLKNARLKRIEIVQGKKYLYTENNSQVVAIADEILLATGRTPNVESLNLEMAEVEYNKQGIIVNKKLQTTNSRIYACGDVIGGYQFTHVAGYEAITVLKNALNPLPIFLKNIDYRIIPWATFTDPEVARVGMTETQARKRYKDVMVLKLPFTAVDRAQAEDATVGFNKIIVRKNGEILGAHLVGIMAGELIQEIVLAMTHRLSISALTGIHIYPTLGEINSKTALLLSKQNYAENQKLQCFLSRFFKFWRSLA; encoded by the coding sequence ATGGCTGTAAATTACGATATTGTTGTGATTGGCGGTGGTTCAGGAGGTCTAGTGCTAGCCAGTGCCGCAGCACAGCTCAAAGCGAAAGTGGCTCTGGTAGAAAAGCATCGCCTTGGGGGAGATTGTCTGTGGTTTGGTTGCGTACCTAGTAAATCTTTTTTGCATACAGCAAAGGTTGCCCATCAGGTACAGCAAGGTAGTCGGGTCGGGGTCTACACAGAACCCCCAAAAATTAACTTTGCAGAAGCAATGGGCCACGTGAAAAGAGCGATCGCCACCATTGAGCCCCATGATTCACCGGAGCGATTTGAAAAATTGGGAGTAGAGGTTATTTTTGGTGATGGCCATTTCCTAGATGAAAAACGTTTTTTAGTGAATGGCCGCCAGTTAACGGCCCGGGCGTTTGTGATTGCCACGGGTTCTCGCCCCAAGATTCCCCTCGTTGTAGGTCTGCAAGAAGCGGGCTTCATAACCAATGAACAGGTGTTTTCCCTCACAGAACAGCCTAAGTCTTTGGCGGTGATTGGGTCGGGGCCAATTGGCTGTGAACTGGGCCAAGCTTTTCATCGTTTGGGTACTGCGGTGACACTCTTTACCAGTAGCGATCGCCTTTTACCCAAAGAAGACCCTGATGTAGCGGCTATTCTTGAGCAACAATTTTCCCAGGAAGGCATTAAGCTTCTCAAAAATGCCCGCTTAAAACGTATTGAAATTGTCCAGGGAAAAAAATATCTTTACACAGAAAATAATTCCCAGGTGGTGGCGATCGCCGATGAAATTTTGCTAGCCACTGGCCGAACGCCCAATGTAGAATCTCTCAACCTCGAAATGGCTGAGGTCGAGTATAACAAACAGGGCATTATCGTTAATAAAAAATTACAAACTACCAATAGTCGAATTTATGCCTGTGGTGATGTAATTGGTGGTTATCAATTTACCCATGTGGCTGGCTATGAAGCGATTACGGTTCTAAAAAATGCTCTGAATCCCCTACCAATTTTTCTTAAAAACATTGATTATCGCATCATTCCTTGGGCAACTTTTACAGATCCAGAAGTTGCTCGAGTTGGCATGACAGAAACTCAAGCCCGCAAGCGTTATAAAGATGTTATGGTCTTAAAATTACCTTTTACAGCGGTAGATCGCGCCCAGGCAGAAGATGCTACGGTGGGCTTTAACAAAATCATTGTGCGTAAAAATGGAGAAATTCTTGGGGCTCACCTAGTCGGCATCATGGCAGGAGAATTGATTCAAGAAATTGTACTGGCAATGACCCATCGACTATCAATATCTGCTCTGACAGGAATTCATATTTACCCGACTCTAGGGGAAATCAATAGCAAAACAGCTCTATTACTTTCTAAACAAAACTATGCTGAAAATCAAAAATTACAATGCTTTTTATCTAGATTCTTCAAGTTTTGGCGATCACTTGCTTAA